The Juglans regia cultivar Chandler chromosome 6, Walnut 2.0, whole genome shotgun sequence genome contains the following window.
ATATATAGTATGCCTCAAGGTTTGgtgtttatcaaaataaattaggaATGAAACAAGTTTCTCCATAGCACTTGGTAGGCACTCAGCACAAACAAACTGAATCTATTGGCTAAAGTACTTCAgggcaaaaaaaaattcaactaaaCCCACACAAAGAGAAGCTCCCGTTGGCTCCTCTCACAAAGAAAGTCTCGCCTCCATTGGTGtgtgagtgaatagtaactgatacaTAGTAAATCCATTttcaatattcttttctttccataGGTCTACCAATGGATTTTTCCAGACGGTCAATCATGCCCATTTAATTAGTACCCTTGAATTCATTCTTGACAGAAGGATTCCTCAAATTTATAGACCAGTTTTAGGTACTTAAAGACTAAAGTAGATGATAATTGACCAAATATACATACGCCTGATGTTGCAGATCCATGCTTGGTCATGCGACAAGATTATGTTTCGAACCTTTGGTCCTCCCACAAAAACTTCTGTATTAGAGACTATATTATATGCCCAACTCTTCTGATGCTATCTTGGTTGTTTtaagtatgtatgtatgtatgaactaTACATATTCATCTTCCTCAGTAGTCCTATCGACAATCACTAGAATTTGGTTTGgttagaaaaggaaaagaataagGCTTAGAGGTCTTTGGCATGAGGCAGAAGGCAAACTTCGATTCTTCTTTCTaagattttatgaaataaattttccACCATAAGGGCTGAGGAAATGTGGAAAATGGGCTGATGAAATAGGAAAACTACAAATGATACTGGTTGATGCCTGGAACAGGAGACAGATTCATCTATCTCCTACTACAATAGATGCTTCACAGCACAACTTTTGTTATTCACTCACAGAAAACAGTAGTTTCAGTTCCAAACGAGACACATGGAAGAATTGATCAGCTAATGCTTTTAGATCACATCTAAGCTGACTCACACAAGCAAAAATTCATCTAAACTTTCCTCCGTTTATTTGAGTAGCAGCTCAGATAACTTTAATCCTGTAGACTAATTCCAGAAAGGAAGGTTGAGAGATTACTCTTTCAAgattgtaaaaagaaaattttgacaAATAGCTATTTTCTTGTCCCTAAGGTGATCTGAAAGCTTCACCGGCATAACGCACGCTTCCGAGCTCCTCTTCAATGCGGAGAAGctgcaaccaaaaaaaaatcccagAAACAATATATTGTGATGAGTAACAGTCATGAAATTCGGTCGATAAGCGAAAAACGAGCACAAGGACATTCTGGGAACATCAACGTCAATTCCAAAGATGCATGGGCTTCTTTGTGTAATCTATCAGGACTTATGAGAAACATCAGAATGTATTACTCCATTtgcaatatttaatattagtcgGTCATAAACTTATGAAATTGGGTTGAATTAGACCATACAATCAGACCAAACTTTCAAAAGGTTATATGAAATATGAACAGAGAAGATAACTAAAGCTTACAATTTACCTGATTATACTTGGCCAACCGCTCACTTCGGCAAGGAGCTCCGGTTTTGATCTGTATGATTGAAGATACAATGGTCAACTTCAAAGCAATAACATAGATATGAATCATAGTAATGTTGATTAATCCAGCAATTAAAACCTGTCCACTAGCCAAGCCAACAGAAAGATCAGCAATAAAGTTATCCTCGGTTTCACCACTACGGTGGCTGACCATGACGCCCCAGCCTGCAGCTTTAGAGTCAAGTGCTGCTTGAACAGATTCAGTCACTGTACCAATCTGGTTAACCTGATATTGAATGGACAAAAGATGAGCTAAATCAGCATAAACATAGCCTTTGTCCTCACAATGATGAGTCCAGGTAAATTTAGTAATTACAAAAGTTGAAGATTGAATGGATTACAAAGGGAAACTCTGTagaaaatgagggaaagaaTGACAGCTACCCGAAatcagaaaggaaaaaaatgaaaaatataaaatttatagcTTCATTATGAGTGAATCGGCAAactatggggggggggggggggggggggggggggggggtgaattATAGATGCTTGCCTTTAGAAGTAAACCATTGCAAGCCTTTTTCTGAATGGCTTCAGCTATTCTCTTTGGATTTGTAACCAACAAATCATCTCCTACAAGTTGAATGTCAACAGAAGACTGTAGTGAAGCCCATGAGCTCCAATCATCTTGATCAAAGGGATCTTCAATTGATACAATTGGAAATTCTTTCACAAAATCCCTGTAGAGCTCACAAAGGCTCTGTGCTGAGTGCACGTGAGCTCCATCATTGGGTTGTTTCTTGAAGTCTAGATCATATTTCCCATCTTTAGTGAAAAACTCTGATGCGGCAACATCCATTCCAATTTTAATCTGTATTGTCATTCCAAAGCCACATGAGCAAAATCTAcgtttcaaacaaaatatacaaaaaatcacTACCTCATACCTTGCCAGTGTAACCAGCCTTTTCAATAGCATCCATTAGCAATACCAGTCCCTCTCTGTTATCCTGAACGTTGGGGGCAAATCCCCCTTCATCTCCAACATTGCAAGCATCTTGTCCATATTTGGCCTTAATAATTCCCTTCAATATATGATAAACTGCTTTCTCAAAAAGATAGACCAGTTAGTTTTCTCATCATAGATGATGGGCATTTGGTTTAATTATATAACAAGCTAAGAACAAACTACATGTTCATAATGACAACACAAGTCTTTAATTAGTAAAGACCCAAGCATTGcataaaaaactcaatcaatTGCAGTATGCATGTTATAATCATGCTCCATGTTGAATCACATCTAACCATCAGAGTTCCAACCAAAAAACAAGGCATGTGTATGGCTGTTAAAATAGAGCCAACAACGAATGTACCAACTCAAGAAAAGGCAACTGTGGCAAGAAGAGAATTAATTCGCTTACCTTCACTACCCATGCGGAGTGCCTCTGCAAATGAGGTCGCACCTACTGGTAATATCATAAATTCTTGCATGGCCAGACTATTTCCAGCATGGCTGCCTCCATTTATCACATTAAAAGCTGGAACTGGCATAACAAGCTCCTTTGTTTCTGACAGTTCTTGGATGTGCTTGTACAAGGGCAACCCCTTTGCTCCTGCACCTGCTCTGCACACGCTTAGGGATACTCCCAATATAGCATTAGCACCTAATTTTGACTTGTTTGGAGTACCATCGATCTCAAGCATAATAGCATCCACGTCAGCTTGGTTCCTTGTTAACAGAGGGAAAAAATGTCAGAGCTATAACCTACAAACAGAAGAATTAACTTTCCATCTCTAACAAGTATATCTAAACATACATCAAGATCTACGAGAATCACTAAGCAAGAACAATAAAGTTGGCAAAAGCTAGGTGTCAACAGGCTGAGAAATGAGCACACCATACAAAGTAGCTCATTTCAGTCGTAGCCTGATTGAATGACAGTCCAGTTAGAGTGACTTAGTTTGTAACCACATGCTATTGAATTGAACTACAAGAACTTTccatagattttttatttttttttacttcaagtTAGTtcttttcttcacattttttatttgcttaacaactataaaaatatatatatatatatatatatatatatatatttgcttaaCAAGCAATGCTTCAATTCAAATTTTCCATACCTACCAGTAGAATAATCTCTAACTTGTATGCCATGATTCCTAAAAACCAGACGCTCATGTATATAGTTTACTTATAATACATCCAACAATCTATTTCATTTATGGTGCACAATTGGTATGAGACTCATCCGGGACCTCTACTACAATTTGAAGGCAGCTACTCAATATTGAGCAGTGTCACTGCAGTGGCTATATGGTTAATAAAACCTCCACTACAATGGCTATAACATTTGCATGTATGAAAAATACCTCATAGTTAGAACGGAATATCCAAAactatattcaaaataattattctgCTTGCTTTATAAAACTTGTAACAAAACAAAGATCTTGTCTTGATTTATGAGCCTTCATTTCACTTCATAATTCCACCTTCACTGGACTCCAAAACAAATTCCAAGCTTCAAGGAAAATTAATTCTTATTTAACCTACATTGAATCTTTTTtcagttaaaagaaaaatactttctccGCGAACTCTTTTCCACACAAACAAACACTAGGCTATTAAAAATGTGAGTAATATATCAATGACAGAGAAAAAAACATGTACCGAACATCGACGCCGACGAGCTTAGGGCCAAGGATTTGGTTGATGTTGTTGACGGCATGTTGGACACCTTTGCCTCCGTAAACGCTCTTATCCCCGTCTCGGAGCTCCAGGGCCTCGTAAATCCCCGTGGAGGCTCCACTGGGGACAGCCGATCGGTAGAGAGCATCGGTGATCAGATCGACCTCAACCGTCGGATTGCCCCGGCTATCAATGATCTGCCGCGCCTTGACCGACCTCACCGCATGCTCTCTCGAGGCCTTAACGACGGCCGGCGCAACCGCGACGGAGCATTGAACAGTGAGTGGGCGGAGTTTGTTGGGCTTGAAGGGAGTGGAATTTTGAGGCTTTGGTAAGGGCTTTGAGGGGATGAAGGGCTTTTGGAGGAGtttggtggtggtggcggcCTGGGAAGCTAAAGCCATTTGTCTCTGTGTATTGTTGATGAAATGAAAGCTCAACTGTTCAAGATTCTTCGGGGAGGGGAGAGGCAGTGTTTGGAGAGAAAGAAAGTTGATGGGTTTTTATTGGGAAAAGAGTGGGAAAGTCCGCCGAGGGCCGATAAAAGCTAGAAAGTGTGTTGTGTTTGACAGTTTTGTGTGTTGTTGGGTGGTTGGAATCGGAAAGACAGAAGTAGACGCGCGTTGAGAATTAGGCCACGAGGGGGCAGAGGCGTAATTACAAAAGGTTAGGTGAGTGTGTTTGTGTGGGGTCCATTTCCTCGTTCCACAATCCACGCAGACgttgagattttgaaaactaTATCCAcgagaatttctaatttttccttttgaattgAGTGCATAGATGGAACATGCCGGATACAGTGACATCCGACACACAGTTggtaataatttttaaatgaattgagttgagttgaattataaataataataatctcattgagattgatttaacttttttaagttgagaggagtaagttaaaatgtatgaagtagattGAGATGGTGGAAGAGATATTCAGGGTTTCGGATGGATAAGCCAATGTGTTGGAGGGTCCAAGTCTAAGGCTTCAAGAATCGGGATTAGTCTGCAAGCCCAGGGATTCAACCTACGGACACGTGGAGGATAATGCAGTGAACAGATAACGCCTCTGTTTGATAAGGAAGGTTATCCTACCAATTTATTCAAGAGTTATCCAAAATAGATTCTGAGGGTTAGTCATTATCATCACCTTTATGCTCCTATAAATAATACCTAAAGGTAACGTATTTGGCATTCATTCATATACTTAGATTGAGACCACTTctctctaacttaggcatcggagtcCCATTGAGCACATTGTGCTGCCATCCCCTTTGTTGCAGGTCATCCGTGCAtctggtggtgtgaaacacatcCTTAACAGTGGCGCCATCTGTAGGGGATATCTACAGACTTCAACGTGACTTTCACATGCCAACTATCACGCGATCTCAAGCAACCCGTGACCAAAAGATGAATAGGACAAACATAGAAGTGAAGTTGGCGAAAGctgaaaaaaagttgaaaaaggcgaCAACAATGGTTGAGCAACTGCAAAACGAGAACGAAGAGTTGAAACAACAGAATGCTGCAACACCACCTACCCAACACCTATCAAACCTAAGAAAATCTTTTAGTGTGCTTCACAATTATAAGATGAAATTGAACCAGGTGAAGTGTGCTTTTGGGGTAGACTTGGGAATATTTTTGGGCTTCATTGTCTCTGAAAGAGGCATTAAGGTAAACGCTGAAAAGATTGGCGCCATCTTGAATATGAAGTCGCCGTAGAACATCAACAATACCCAACGGTTAGCGGGTAGAGTGGCAGCCTTAAACAAGTTTGTTTCAAGATACACGGACAAATGTCTCCTTTTTTTAAGGTTCTACGAAAGATACACCTATGGAATGAAGAATGCAATCGGACTTTCCAGGAGTTGAAGCAATACTTATCCAACCCGCCTCTGTTAAAGCAGCCCAATCAGGGGGGACACCTTGTACGTATACTTCGCGGTATCCCCCCACGCCGTCTCTACAGTCCTTGTCAAAGAAGAGGAAGCTATACATGCGCCAGTATATTACACAAGTCACGCATTGAGGGGCGTCGAGACTAGATACCCGCAAATGGATGTTGGCGTTCACATTGGTAATAGCTGCCAGGAGATTATGATCATATTTCCAGGCTCACTGCAAAAACCAGATAGCTCAGGAAGATTGCTCGGATGGTCAGTGGAACTCAGCGAATTCGACATTGATTGCGTGCCTAGGAGCACAGTGAAGGGGCAGACTTCGACAGATTTCATCGTCAAATTCATTGGGTTCCCAAAGGAAGCTCCAACTGCACCCCACCAACAACCTTGGCTGGTATTCGTTGATGGATCTACTTGTCAAGCGGGAAGAAGAATAGGGATCTACATCGTGGGAGATGGGAGACAAGAGTACCACTACATGACCACATTTACATTTAAAACCATCAATAATGAAGTCGAATACGAAGCTCTGATAGTCGCAATCACAAAAATTCTAGGTGCCATGGAGATTGAAGCAAAGGTAAAATCCCAACTCGTGGGAAAACAAGTAACCGGAGTGTACGACTCAAAAGGGTAAAAGTTGAAGAAGTATCTAAGCCAGGTGTTTGAGATCCGCGACCAACTTGCCTATTTTAGCCTCGAGCAGATACCAAGGGAGGGTAGCATAGTAGCAAACAGGCAAGCTAAAGCTGCCTCTAGGAGGGATGGGGTggagaaagaaacaacaaagaAGATAAAGAGGAATGCATCTCGATTTTTTAGGGTTGATGGAATCCTGTACAAAAAAGGCTTTGCCGCCCCATTGTTAAGGTGCATCTCACTTGAGGAAGCCCAATACGTCTTGGCGGAGATACACGAGGGGGTCTGCAGCAACTATTCTGGCAAAAAGGCTTTGGCAAGGAAAGCCCTTAGGGCGGGATACTGCTGGCCCAATGCCCTCAGAGACCCCAAGCAATTTGCGAAGAAGTGCATCAAATGCTAGATCTATGCTCCCGTCCCACATTGTCTCCCTTGCAATTTTTTTCTATCACCGCCCCATGGTTGTTCGCTCAATGGGAAATTGATCTGGTAGGTCCCTGCTACCCAAGGAAGGGAGGGGTAAAACATGTAGTCATtgctataaattattttacaaaatgggTAGAGGCACAACCCCTAACAACCACAACGGCAAAAGTCATCACTAAATTCCTGTAGAAGAACATTGTTTGTCGGTTTGGAATCCCCCACAGTATAATCTCTGACAATGGGAAGCAGTTTGATTCATAACATTACAAAGAATGGTGCAAAGAGCTGGGAATCCAAGCCAAGTACTAGTCACCAGGGCACCCACAAGCTAACTGGCAAGCAGAGACGACAAACAAATCCttacttgaaattttaaaaaataagctcacgGACAAGAAAGGAGAATGGATGGAAGAACTCTCAGGGGTGTTGTGGGCCTAAAGGGCAACTATGAAGACCCCAACAGACAAAACACCATTCACATTGGCTTTTGGGAGTGAAGCAGTGGCCTAGGTAGAAGTCGGCTTGCCTACGCACCAAACCCGCCATGCCACCCAACCCAAAAATAACAAGGCGCTGGAAGAGC
Protein-coding sequences here:
- the LOC108979951 gene encoding enolase 1, chloroplastic, with the protein product MALASQAATTTKLLQKPFIPSKPLPKPQNSTPFKPNKLRPLTVQCSVAVAPAVVKASREHAVRSVKARQIIDSRGNPTVEVDLITDALYRSAVPSGASTGIYEALELRDGDKSVYGGKGVQHAVNNINQILGPKLVGVDVRNQADVDAIMLEIDGTPNKSKLGANAILGVSLSVCRAGAGAKGLPLYKHIQELSETKELVMPVPAFNVINGGSHAGNSLAMQEFMILPVGATSFAEALRMGSEVYHILKGIIKAKYGQDACNVGDEGGFAPNVQDNREGLVLLMDAIEKAGYTGKIKIGMDVAASEFFTKDGKYDLDFKKQPNDGAHVHSAQSLCELYRDFVKEFPIVSIEDPFDQDDWSSWASLQSSVDIQLVGDDLLVTNPKRIAEAIQKKACNGLLLKVNQIGTVTESVQAALDSKAAGWGVMVSHRSGETEDNFIADLSVGLASGQIKTGAPCRSERLAKYNQLLRIEEELGSVRYAGEAFRSP